Proteins found in one Oxyura jamaicensis isolate SHBP4307 breed ruddy duck unplaced genomic scaffold, BPBGC_Ojam_1.0 oxyUn_random_OJ70717, whole genome shotgun sequence genomic segment:
- the MBD4 gene encoding methyl-CpG-binding domain protein 4: MDPTRNPCVSITTERKCFMKHDSKIGALFFPTVIIKYYSFTEESVPRTQVERRKTSPYFSSKYSKEAPSPPRRKAFRKWTPPRSPFNLVQETLFHDPWKLLIATIFLNKTSGKMAIPVLWEFLEKYPSPEIARTADWKEMSELLKPLGLYALRAKTIIKFSDEYLTKQWKYPIELHGIGKYGNDSYRIFCVNEWKEVQPQDHKLNTYHAWLWENREQLGVG; the protein is encoded by the exons ATGGATCCCACGCGAAATCCTTGCGTTTCCATCAcaactgaaaggaaatgctttatGAAACATGATAGCAAAATAGGTGcgcttttttttcccactgtaataataaagtattattCCTTTACAGAAGAGTCTGTCCCACGAACACAGgtggagaggaggaaaacaagtcCGTATTTCTCAAGTAAATACAGTAAAGAAG CTCCAAGCCCACCCAGAAGGAAGGCCTTCAGAAAATGGACTCCTCCACGTTCTCCTTTTAACTTGGTCCAAGAAACGCTTTTCCACGATCCGTGGAAACTGCTCATTGCAACCATATTTCTCAATAAGACGTCAG GTAAAATGGCGATTCCTGTGCTCTGGGAGTTCCTTGAGAAGTACCCTTCTCCCGAAATAGCCAGAACCGCGGACTGGAAGGAAATGTCGGAGCTGTTGAAGCCTCTCGGCCTCTACGCACTCAGAGCAAAAACTATAATAAAATTTTCAG ATGAGTACCTGACCAAGCAGTGGAAGTACCCCATTGAGCTGCACGGAATTGGAAAATATGGGAACGACTCCTACAGGATCTTCTGCGTCAACGAATGGAAAGAG GTGCAGCCGCAG